Genomic segment of Candidatus Cloacimonadota bacterium:
GATCTTGTAACTGAAATTTTATTTTGAATCAGCCGGTGGACGGACAAGTTTTTGAATTGCATTCGTGGCTATTCTTTTTTCAATTTTACATTTTTTAAATAGGTAAAAAAGCAACCAAAATAATCAAGGGCGTTCACGCCCTTACATCTTCCTAAAAACGCCATAAATGGCGTAAAATAATTTGCACGATTTTTCAGGATGGATTTTAAAATTCGGAACTATAATTTCCAAGTTTAAGATTTATATTTTTACCTAAATCAATTTTTTCTCCAATAAACTTGATAAATAATTACGCAAATATCTTTTCGTGAAAAAATATTTTGGAGAACAAATTGTCGCTTATAAGTATTCTTAAACGCAAATTAGCAAAGACGCATAATGTTTTTGTAAACAGGTTGGCGGAAGTAATTCGGCTTAGCGGGAAAGTTGATGAGGAATTAATGGAAGACATCGAGGGCATTCTGATACAATCGGATATTGGGATAAAATTTACCGATAGTATTATCAAAAAATTGAAAGAGGAAATTAGAGTTAATAAGATTAAAAAAACTGATAAGATATTTTCAATTTTGGAAAAAATCATTATTGAGATTCTCACAGATGAATATGTGGAAATCCACAAAATAAATTATTCTCCTTCAAATACACCCTATGTGATTTTTTTCGTTGGTGTGAACGGTGTGGGCAAAACTACTACGATCGCAAAGCTTGCCAAGAAATTTAAAAAGGCAGGGAACAAGGTGCTACTCGTGGCTGCCGACACATTTCGGGCAGCCGCCATTGAGCAATTAGAAATATGGGCAAAAAGGATCAAGGTAGATATAATCGGGCAAAATTACGGTGCAGATCCTTCTTCAGTGGTCTTCAATGCACTCATTTCAGCGAAAGCAAAAAAATATGATGTGGTTCTTGTGGATACTGCCGGAAGATTGCATACAAAAGAAAATCTGATGCGTGAATTAGGGAAAATTCAACGTATAGCCCGGAAAATTATCTCGGATGCACCCCACGAAACTTTATTAATTATTGATGCAACTACCGGGCAAAATGGGATTCAGCAGGCAAAAAAATTCCTTGGAGCAATAAACGTAACCGGAGTAATCTTGACAAAGTTGGACGGCACTGCAAAAGGCGGTGTTGCCATCGGTATCAAAGATAATCTGGGCATTCCCATCAAGGCTATCGGTATTGGTGAGCAGGTTGATGATTTGCGAAATTTCAATGCTCAAGATTTTGTTAAAGCAATTTTTGAAAATTAATCTCGGTCGAAAATTAATATAAAAAAGGATCTACGATAAATTTCTAAGGAAAAAAATGAAGGCGAAAACATTTAAAGGTGGAATTCATCCACACGATTGCAAGCATTATTCAAATAAAGCTGCTGTAGAAGATTTCCCTGCTCCTGAAAAAGTAATAATTCATCTTAGCCAGCATATTGGCGCTCCTGCTTTGCCGATTGTAAAAAAAAATGATGTTGTGAAAAAGGGGCAAAAAATCGCAGAAGCTGGTGGATTTGTCTCTATTCCAATGCATAGCCCGATTTCCGGAAAAGTTATTCAAATAGCAAAATTTCCTCATCCCACCGGAACAATACAGCAGGCAATTGAGATTGAAAACGATGGAAAAGATGAGTGGTTTTCAAAATTGAAAGATGAAGAAAATTATTTTAACTTATCTGTTGACGAAATGAAAAATCGTATTAAAAATGCAGGTATTTGTGGAATGGGTGGCGCCGGATTTCCAACTCATGTGAAGCTTTCACCCCCGGAAAATAAACCCATTGATATGATCATCCTGAACGGAGTCGAGTGCGAACCATATCTCACATCCGATCACCGTCTTATGCTTGAAAGACCCGAAGAAATTATTGCCGGTTTGAAACTCATCATGAAAATTGTGAGTGCAAAAAGAGGATTTATCGGGATTGAACTAAATAAAAAAGATGCGATTAATCTGATGAAAGAAAAGTTGAAAAATGAGAAAAATTTAAATGTGGTACCTCTTAAACTTCGTTATCCTCAGGGAGCGGAAAAACAGTTGATCTACGCTGCCACAAAACGCAAAGTTCCTGCAGGTGGATTGCCAATGGACATCGGTGCTGTGGTTCAAAACGTGGGAACTGCTTTTGCAATCTATGAATCAATTCGTTTTCAGAAACCGTTAATAAATAGGATTACAACCGTAACCGGTGATATTGTAAAAACCCCAAAAAATCTTCGTGTTCCAATCGGTTCTTCTATGTCCGAAATGCTTGATTTTTGTGGCGGAACAAATGAAGAGATCGGAAAATTGATATCAGGTGGACCGATGATGGGATTTGCTTTACCTCAGATCGATACACCGATCAGCAAAACAAGTTCCGGCATTGTTTTTCTTTCCAAGAAAGATGTTGATACCGTACACGAGCAACCCTGTTTGCGATGTGGGCGTTGTGTGGATGCCTGTCCGATGAACCTTGTACCCACATTTTTGGCGGAAACAGTTCGCAATGGAATGTATGAAGAAGCCAAAAAAATGAATATTAACGATTGTATTGAATGTGGTTCTTGCTCGTTCGTTTGTCCGTCGCATATTCAAATTGTGCAGTGGATCAAAGTAGGGAAATTGGAAGTCGGCAAATTGGCAAAGAAAGCTAATGAAAAGTGAAGTATGAAAAGGTATCTATTATGCAATTAGGAATTACAACAAATCAAAAAATAAATTATCGGAGGTTGATAAAGTGAATTTATTAAATATTTCCACCTCTCCTCATTTTCACGAAAAAATAGATGTAAAAATAGTTATGTGGTCCGTGGTCGGAACACTTTTTCCTGCACTTATCGCTGCTTATATCTTTTTTGGTTGGTATTCAATATTTCTTACCGCTCTTGGCGTAATTACAGCGGTTGCCACAGAAGCACTCATTCAGCATTTCAGAAAAGTGCCGATAACGATTTCAGACGGGAGTGCCGTCATAACCGGACTTT
This window contains:
- the ftsY gene encoding signal recognition particle-docking protein FtsY, which codes for MSLISILKRKLAKTHNVFVNRLAEVIRLSGKVDEELMEDIEGILIQSDIGIKFTDSIIKKLKEEIRVNKIKKTDKIFSILEKIIIEILTDEYVEIHKINYSPSNTPYVIFFVGVNGVGKTTTIAKLAKKFKKAGNKVLLVAADTFRAAAIEQLEIWAKRIKVDIIGQNYGADPSSVVFNALISAKAKKYDVVLVDTAGRLHTKENLMRELGKIQRIARKIISDAPHETLLIIDATTGQNGIQQAKKFLGAINVTGVILTKLDGTAKGGVAIGIKDNLGIPIKAIGIGEQVDDLRNFNAQDFVKAIFEN
- the rsxC gene encoding electron transport complex subunit RsxC; protein product: MKAKTFKGGIHPHDCKHYSNKAAVEDFPAPEKVIIHLSQHIGAPALPIVKKNDVVKKGQKIAEAGGFVSIPMHSPISGKVIQIAKFPHPTGTIQQAIEIENDGKDEWFSKLKDEENYFNLSVDEMKNRIKNAGICGMGGAGFPTHVKLSPPENKPIDMIILNGVECEPYLTSDHRLMLERPEEIIAGLKLIMKIVSAKRGFIGIELNKKDAINLMKEKLKNEKNLNVVPLKLRYPQGAEKQLIYAATKRKVPAGGLPMDIGAVVQNVGTAFAIYESIRFQKPLINRITTVTGDIVKTPKNLRVPIGSSMSEMLDFCGGTNEEIGKLISGGPMMGFALPQIDTPISKTSSGIVFLSKKDVDTVHEQPCLRCGRCVDACPMNLVPTFLAETVRNGMYEEAKKMNINDCIECGSCSFVCPSHIQIVQWIKVGKLEVGKLAKKANEK